The Budorcas taxicolor isolate Tak-1 chromosome 5, Takin1.1, whole genome shotgun sequence genome includes a window with the following:
- the LOC128048265 gene encoding cytochrome P450 2D14-like, producing MGLLSGDTLGPLAVAVLIFLLLLDLMHRRSRWAPRYPPGPTPLPVLGNLLQVDFEDPRPSFNQVRTEGWGVSSGGPRAPPSSGQWALGESTGRKRTGPRRAGGFESPPEGERRVQQEINEVIGKVRRPEMGDQALMPFTMAVVHEVLRFADIALLGVPHMTSRDIEVQGFHVPKGTTLITNLSSVLKDETVWEKPFRFHPEHFLDAQGRFVKQEAFIPFSAGHRACLGEPLACMELFLFFTSLLQHFSFSVPAGQPRPSDHGVFAFLVTPAPYQLCAVPR from the exons aTGGGGCTGCTGTCTGGGGACACGCTGGGGCCCCTGGCCGTGGCCGTGCTCATCTTCTTGCTCTTGCTGGACCTGATGCACCGGCGCTCACGCTGGGCCCCACGCTACCCCCCAGGCCCCACGCCGCTGCCGGTGCTGGGCAACCTGCTGCAGGTGGACTTCGAGGACCCGCGTCCCAGCTTCAACCAGGTGAGGAcggaggggtggggagtgagcAGCGGCGGTCCTAGGGCCCCACCTAGCAGCGGACAGTGGGCGCTGGGTGAATCCACTGGCCGGAAGAGGACTGGGCCAAGAAGAGCAGGGGGATTCGAGAGCCCTCCTGAGGGAGAGC GACGGGTCCAGCAGGAAATCAATGAGGTGATAGGGAAGGTGAGGCGACCAGAGATGGGTGATCAGGCCCTCATGCCCTTCACCATGGCCGTGGTCCATGAGGTGCTACGCTTTGCAGACATCGCTCTCCTGGGAGTGCCCCACATGACATCCCGTGACATCGAGGTGCAGGGCTTCCACGTCCCAAAG GGGACGACACTCATCACCAACCTGTCGTCAGTGCTGAAGGACGAGACCGTCTGGGAGAAGCCCTTCCGCTTCCACCCGGAGCACTTCCTGGATGCCCAGGGCCGCTTCGTCAAGCAGGAGGCCTTCATACCCTTCTCCGCAG GCCACCGCGCATGCCTCGGGGAGCCCCTGGCCTGCATGGagctcttcctcttcttcaccaGCCTCCTGCAGCACTTCAGCTTCTCGGTGCCTGCCGGGCAGCCCCGCCCCAGCGACCACGGTGTCTTTGCCTTCCTGGTGACCCCAGCCCCATACCAGCTCTGTGCGGTGCCCCGCTAG